The Streptomyces pactum genome contains a region encoding:
- a CDS encoding pectinesterase family protein, with product MHRPALSRRGFLLTTAGAGAALALTAGPAVAGTRPRPRPFGRYGSPAARRTPRTLYVDPHGRGDFTSVQAAVTAAEGPGWTLVLAPGTYRETVFVDADRTEATWIGACEDPRDVVIVYDNAAGTPKPDGSGNHGTSGSATTTVRADGFTAHRITFANDWLRADHPDFSGTQAVAIKVQGDRSAFHHCRFLGHQDTLYADSRDRGLFARQYYAHCYVEGDVDFVFGRATAVYERCHFRTLVRTDLSGAPHGFVFAPSTVGENPRGYLVTHGRVSSEAPDGYYKLARPWVPSSDTTARPMLTVRETHLGAGIDAAAPYANMRDAHPWQEQRFREYRNTGPGAAITVPENRPQLTRAEAASHTRKAYLGDWRPYDRRC from the coding sequence ATGCACCGACCCGCCCTGTCCCGCAGAGGCTTCCTCCTGACGACCGCGGGCGCGGGCGCCGCCCTCGCTCTCACGGCCGGCCCCGCCGTCGCCGGCACCCGACCGCGCCCGCGCCCGTTCGGCCGGTACGGCTCACCGGCCGCCCGCCGCACCCCCAGGACCCTGTACGTCGACCCGCACGGCCGCGGTGACTTCACCTCCGTCCAGGCCGCCGTCACCGCCGCCGAGGGCCCCGGCTGGACGCTCGTCCTGGCCCCCGGCACCTACCGCGAGACGGTCTTCGTCGACGCCGACCGCACCGAGGCGACCTGGATCGGCGCCTGCGAGGACCCGCGCGACGTCGTCATCGTCTACGACAACGCGGCCGGCACCCCCAAGCCGGACGGCTCCGGCAACCACGGCACCAGCGGCTCGGCCACCACCACCGTGCGGGCCGACGGCTTCACCGCCCACCGGATCACCTTCGCCAACGACTGGCTGCGCGCCGACCACCCCGACTTCAGCGGCACCCAGGCCGTCGCGATCAAGGTCCAGGGCGACCGGTCGGCGTTCCACCACTGCCGCTTCCTCGGCCACCAGGACACCCTCTACGCCGACTCCCGCGACCGCGGTCTCTTCGCCCGCCAGTACTACGCCCACTGCTACGTCGAGGGCGACGTCGACTTCGTCTTCGGGCGGGCGACGGCCGTCTACGAGCGCTGCCACTTCCGTACCCTGGTCCGCACCGACCTGTCCGGCGCCCCCCACGGCTTCGTGTTCGCGCCGTCCACGGTCGGCGAGAACCCGCGCGGCTACCTCGTCACGCACGGCCGCGTCAGCAGCGAGGCCCCCGACGGCTACTACAAGCTGGCCCGCCCCTGGGTGCCCAGCTCCGACACCACCGCCCGCCCGATGCTCACCGTGCGCGAGACCCACCTCGGCGCGGGCATCGACGCGGCCGCGCCCTACGCCAACATGCGGGACGCCCACCCCTGGCAGGAGCAGCGGTTCCGGGAGTACCGCAACACCGGCCCCGGCGCCGCGATCACCGTCCCCGAGAACCGGCCCCAGCTCACCCGCGCCGAGGCCGCGTCGCACACCCGCAAGGCGTACCTGGGCGACTGGCGGCCGTATGACCGCCGGTGCTGA
- a CDS encoding dienelactone hydrolase family protein has translation MTAGADLPDDPAGRPYGALPGFHPALKDELVFPLAWGSSPVRDFGAWRRTARATVEEHLLVDRQDGTPYAPEFAARSDGDGYTRELVTLSLTRYGRVRGALLTPHGAGPFPAVLLLHDHGSRFDIGKEKAVRPWYDDTRLAAAGQWADRHFDGRFLGDELARRGYVVFCADALGWGDREPLTYERQQALASGLFHLGSSLAGLLAREDQRAAGFLAGLDRVDARRIAAAGFSMGGYRAWQTAALSDDVAAAVSVCWMTGLKQMLVAGDNSLRGQSAFHMLHPGLARHLDIPDVASIAAPKPMLFLGGARDHLFTAEGVRTAYERLRAVWHSRGAADRLRTETWPDVGHAFPWRMQEEAFAWLESVTAAPG, from the coding sequence ATGACCGCCGGTGCTGACCTGCCGGACGACCCGGCCGGGCGCCCGTACGGCGCGCTGCCCGGCTTCCACCCGGCGCTCAAGGACGAACTGGTCTTCCCGCTCGCCTGGGGCAGTTCACCGGTCCGGGACTTCGGGGCGTGGCGGCGGACGGCCCGCGCGACGGTCGAGGAGCACCTCCTCGTCGACCGTCAGGACGGCACGCCGTACGCCCCGGAGTTCGCCGCCCGCTCGGACGGCGACGGGTACACGCGGGAGCTGGTCACCCTCTCCCTCACCCGCTACGGACGGGTCCGCGGCGCCCTGCTCACCCCGCACGGCGCCGGGCCCTTCCCGGCCGTCCTGCTCCTGCACGACCACGGTTCCCGCTTCGACATCGGCAAGGAGAAGGCGGTCCGGCCCTGGTACGACGACACCCGGCTCGCCGCCGCCGGGCAGTGGGCGGACCGGCACTTCGACGGGCGCTTCCTCGGTGACGAGCTGGCCCGGCGCGGGTACGTGGTCTTCTGTGCGGACGCCCTGGGCTGGGGCGACCGCGAACCGCTCACCTACGAGCGGCAGCAGGCCCTCGCCAGTGGCCTCTTCCACCTCGGCAGCTCGCTCGCCGGGCTCCTGGCCCGCGAGGACCAGCGCGCCGCCGGCTTCCTGGCCGGGCTGGACCGGGTGGACGCCCGGCGGATCGCGGCCGCCGGCTTCTCCATGGGCGGCTACCGCGCCTGGCAGACCGCAGCCCTCAGCGACGACGTCGCCGCCGCGGTGAGCGTGTGCTGGATGACCGGTCTGAAGCAGATGCTGGTGGCCGGCGACAACAGCCTGCGCGGGCAGTCGGCGTTCCACATGCTCCACCCCGGCCTCGCCCGGCACCTCGACATCCCCGACGTGGCGAGCATCGCCGCACCGAAGCCGATGCTGTTCCTCGGCGGTGCGCGGGACCACCTGTTCACCGCCGAGGGCGTCCGCACCGCCTACGAGAGGCTGCGCGCCGTCTGGCACTCCCGCGGCGCCGCCGACCGGCTGCGCACCGAGACCTGGCCGGACGTCGGGCACGCCTTCCCGTGGCGCATGCAGGAGGAGGCCTTCGCCTGGCTGGAGTCGGTCACCGCCGCACCCGGCTGA
- a CDS encoding pectate lyase — protein sequence MTARAEQRVRHRRRVTKRRAVIAGATAFGLTGAAIVTTTMLSTAGAASSWPTDTGSKPVSSTIPVKGTYDGGMKKFYGTGALGGDGQDEGQDPVFELADGAVLKNVVIGTPAADGVHCKGSCTLQNVWWLDVGEDAASFKGTSPSAVYKVYGGGARNADDKVLQFNGAGKLVVSKFQVENFGKLVRSCGNCGKQYKRTIIINDVDITAPGKSIVGVNQNYGDTAALRNIRIHGDGKKKIETCVRFEGNDSGDEPEELSPVGPYGKTCDFTGSDITYE from the coding sequence ATGACTGCACGAGCCGAACAGCGCGTCCGCCACCGCCGCCGGGTCACCAAGCGGCGGGCCGTGATCGCCGGAGCCACCGCCTTCGGCCTCACCGGAGCGGCGATCGTCACCACGACGATGCTGTCCACCGCGGGTGCCGCGTCGTCCTGGCCCACGGACACCGGCAGCAAGCCCGTCTCGTCGACGATCCCGGTCAAGGGGACGTACGACGGCGGGATGAAGAAGTTCTACGGCACCGGCGCCCTGGGCGGCGACGGCCAGGACGAGGGCCAGGACCCGGTCTTCGAGCTGGCGGACGGCGCCGTCCTGAAGAACGTCGTCATCGGCACCCCGGCCGCCGACGGCGTCCACTGCAAGGGCTCCTGCACCCTGCAGAACGTGTGGTGGCTGGACGTCGGCGAGGACGCCGCCAGCTTCAAGGGCACCTCGCCCTCGGCGGTGTACAAGGTGTACGGCGGCGGCGCGAGGAACGCCGACGACAAGGTGCTCCAGTTCAACGGCGCGGGCAAGCTCGTCGTCTCGAAGTTCCAGGTCGAGAACTTCGGCAAGCTGGTCCGCTCCTGCGGCAACTGCGGCAAGCAGTACAAGCGCACGATCATCATCAACGACGTGGACATCACCGCGCCCGGCAAGTCGATCGTCGGCGTCAACCAGAACTACGGCGACACGGCGGCCCTGCGCAACATCCGCATCCACGGCGACGGCAAGAAGAAGATCGAGACCTGTGTCCGGTTCGAGGGCAACGACTCCGGCGACGAGCCCGAGGAGCTGTCCCCGGTCGGCCCGTACGGCAAGACGTGCGACTTCACCGGCTCGGACATCACCTACGAGTGA
- a CDS encoding SigE family RNA polymerase sigma factor yields MGTVVDDAASVEFHAFFERHYAELSRLAHLLTGEPDAADDLAADALLALWHRWDRVRAADHPAAYARGVVANLARTRVRTAVRERRRIALFWSQREERTENPDVAGVVDVREALRGLPFRKRACVVLRHAFDLSEKDTALALGVSVGTVKSQTSKGMAELQRLLGTQAAPKQVHAAIARSGEAAGRNR; encoded by the coding sequence GTGGGGACAGTCGTCGACGACGCCGCCTCCGTGGAGTTCCACGCCTTCTTCGAGCGCCACTACGCCGAACTCTCCCGGCTGGCCCATCTGCTGACCGGCGAACCGGACGCCGCCGACGACCTCGCGGCGGACGCGTTGCTGGCCCTGTGGCACCGCTGGGACCGGGTCCGCGCGGCCGACCATCCGGCGGCGTACGCGCGCGGTGTCGTCGCCAACCTCGCCCGCACCCGCGTCCGCACCGCCGTGAGGGAGCGCAGGCGGATCGCCCTGTTCTGGTCGCAGCGCGAGGAGAGGACGGAGAATCCGGACGTCGCGGGTGTGGTGGACGTCCGGGAGGCGCTGCGCGGGCTGCCGTTCCGCAAGCGGGCGTGCGTGGTGCTGCGGCACGCGTTCGACCTCTCCGAGAAGGACACGGCGCTCGCCCTGGGCGTCTCGGTGGGTACGGTGAAGAGCCAGACGTCGAAGGGAATGGCCGAACTGCAGCGGTTGCTCGGGACACAGGCGGCTCCGAAGCAGGTGCACGCGGCGATCGCGCGCAGCGGCGAGGCCGCGGGAAGGAACCGATGA
- a CDS encoding peptidoglycan D,D-transpeptidase FtsI family protein, with protein MNKTIRRASVFTLLLVFALLIRATWVQFYEGRALADDKENRRNAIETYAEPLGNIIVAGRSITGSAPTEGGDLAYKRTYENGRLYAAVTGYASQAYAPTQLEGIYQDVLNGTDPRLKTVMDTITGTRAEPGNVVTTIDPDVQKAGFEALGETKGAAVAIDPKTGRILSVVSTPSYDPTSLTDANTAGAAWERLTSDPDKPLTNRALRQPLPPGSTFKLVVAAAALEDGLYGSVDEKTDSPDPYTLPGTVTDLTNENPNAPCEDATIRTALQYSCNNVFAKMAVDLGQDELRAMAEKFGFNDASQDVPVRAYTSVYPKDMNKSSTALTGIGQFDVTATPLQMAMVSAALANGGELVSPHMVSQITDSGGDVLEDHTDPDSKRIVSSSTAEQLQSAMETVVDKGTGTNAQIPGATVGGKTGTAQHGENNSKTPYAWFTSYAKSDASDKEVAVAVIIEQSDAARSEVSGNGLAAPVAKAMMEAALKG; from the coding sequence ATGAACAAGACGATCAGGCGCGCATCGGTCTTCACGCTGCTCCTGGTGTTCGCTCTGCTGATCAGGGCGACCTGGGTGCAGTTCTACGAGGGCCGGGCACTCGCGGACGACAAGGAAAACCGGCGGAACGCGATCGAGACCTACGCGGAGCCGCTCGGGAACATCATCGTGGCCGGCCGGTCGATCACCGGCTCGGCGCCGACGGAGGGCGGTGACCTCGCCTACAAGCGAACGTACGAGAACGGCAGGCTGTACGCGGCGGTGACGGGTTACGCCTCGCAGGCGTACGCGCCGACGCAGTTGGAGGGCATCTACCAGGACGTGCTCAACGGCACCGACCCGCGGCTGAAGACCGTGATGGACACGATCACCGGTACGCGGGCCGAGCCCGGCAACGTGGTGACGACGATCGATCCGGACGTGCAGAAGGCCGGCTTCGAGGCGCTGGGCGAGACCAAGGGCGCCGCCGTCGCGATCGACCCGAAGACGGGCAGGATCCTGTCGGTCGTGTCGACCCCCTCCTACGACCCGACGTCGCTGACCGACGCCAACACCGCCGGTGCGGCCTGGGAGAGATTGACCAGCGACCCGGACAAGCCGCTGACCAACCGCGCGCTGCGCCAGCCGCTGCCGCCGGGCTCCACGTTCAAGCTGGTCGTGGCCGCCGCCGCGCTGGAGGACGGGCTGTACGGGTCGGTGGACGAGAAGACCGACAGCCCGGACCCGTACACCCTGCCGGGCACCGTGACGGACCTGACGAACGAGAACCCGAACGCGCCCTGCGAGGACGCCACGATCCGTACCGCGCTGCAGTACTCGTGCAACAACGTCTTCGCGAAGATGGCCGTCGATCTCGGCCAGGACGAACTGCGGGCGATGGCGGAGAAGTTCGGCTTCAACGACGCGTCGCAGGACGTGCCGGTGCGGGCCTACACGAGCGTGTACCCGAAGGACATGAACAAGTCCTCGACGGCCCTGACGGGCATCGGCCAGTTCGACGTGACGGCGACCCCGCTGCAGATGGCGATGGTGTCGGCGGCGCTCGCCAACGGTGGCGAGCTGGTCTCCCCGCACATGGTGTCGCAGATCACCGACAGCGGCGGCGACGTCCTGGAGGACCACACCGACCCGGACTCGAAGCGGATCGTCAGCTCCTCCACCGCCGAGCAGTTGCAGTCGGCCATGGAGACCGTCGTCGACAAGGGCACGGGGACGAACGCGCAGATCCCCGGCGCGACCGTGGGCGGCAAGACGGGCACCGCCCAGCACGGCGAGAACAACAGCAAGACCCCGTACGCCTGGTTCACCTCGTACGCCAAGTCCGACGCGTCGGACAAGGAGGTCGCCGTGGCGGTCATCATCGAGCAGTCCGACGCGGCCCGTTCCGAGGTCAGCGGCAACGGCCTGGCGGCCCCCGTGGCCAAGGCGATGATGGAGGCGGCCCTCAAGGGCTAG